The genome window TGAGCAGGCCAAGGACAATAAGACGAATTATATCCCAATGCGCTGGGTAGAGGCCAAGAATATAGCTGACGATCAATATCAGGTTACTTTCAAAAATATCGAAAAAGATATGGAAGTGAGGATTTATAAAGATAAGGATTTGACGGAACTCTTAGCGGAAAAAACGGCGGATCAAAAGGGCGATTTGGTATTTGACGACCTGACACTGACGATACCGGCCGGTGAAAAATACGGCAAGGTCTATTATGTGTCCAAAGCAGCAGGGATGCTGGACAGTATCCGCATGACTTTGATTTATCATAAGAAAGAAACAGAGATTAAAGAAGTTGAGTTGGTAAAGGTACCGGAAAAGAAGATTTATGCCTTTGGCAGTCCGCTGCGGGTTGGTGACGGAAGATTGAAGTTGATTTATGAGGATGATTCGGAGCAGGAAATTGCACTTACCCCGAGTATGGTAAAAGGCTTTAACTCCAATTCTCCGACCGAGCAGGAACTAACAGTTGAGTACAAAGGCTTTACCGCACCGCAGACTTTTACAGTCACAGTAAAGGCCAAGACGGAAACGATGGCTGTTACAGGTTTAACGATTAAGGAAGAACCGAAAAAGAATTATTTCTTAAATGAACCGCTGGATCTGAGCGGCGGCAAGCTGGAAATAATTTATGAAGATTTGGAAAAAGAAGTGATTACCATGACCGGTGCCGGCATTGAGGTCAGTGGTTTTGATTCGACCACAGAGGGCGAAAAGCAGTTGACATTTACTTATATGGATGTGCAGGCGGTTATGACGATTTATGTCAGCAAGAAGGAACCGGTTAATAAAGAAAAGTTGCAGGAAATCATTGGTCAAGTCCGCCTCTTGATGGAAGAAGAAATGTTTGAAAAAGCGGAAGAAGACTTGCAGCAGGATTTAAAAGCAGCACTTGCCGCAGCGAACGCTGTTTTTGAAGATGAGGACGCAGACAAAGACCAGGTGGCTGAAGCGGCAGCGAGCCTTCAGCAGGCGATTGACCGCTACCTGCAAAGAGTAATCAAGAGCGTCGAGTTGAAACAGGCTCCGGCTAAGATAGAATATGATTTTGGCGAAGAACTGGATCCGGATGGCGGCGTACTGATGCTGACTTATGGCAATGGCCGAACGGAAGAGGTGCCGATGACCAAGGGCATGATTCGGGGCTATGAGGCAGAAAAAGCCGGATATCAGACGTTGACGGTAGTTTATGAAAGCTACTTGGCCGGAGAAATTAAGATTCGGGTCAGAATTGAACAAACCGAAAAAATCAAAGCCCTGAAAGCGGCAATCGAAGCAGGCAAGGCGGCCAAAAACGGTCCGGAATATGAAAGAGCAAGTCGGTTGGCCAAAGAAGCGCTGGATAATATTCTTGACCGAGCCGAACTTTTGGCTGAAGAAGGAGCGGACGAAAATACGCTGACGCAGGTAATTCGTGAAATTGAACAGGCAATTTTGGATTTATCAAGAGAAATTGCGCCGTTGGTACCGTATACGCCTTCGGAAAGCCAAGAACCGCAAACTCCGAGTTTCCCGATTCTTCCCGGTAAAAAAGAGGAAAGAATTGAAGATGAGAAAATCGCACAGGCTTCCGCAGAAACTTTGCGGGCGCAGGAATTATCCAAGACACTGAGTCAGGAAGACGATAAAAGCCGGATTATGGATTGGGCGGCGAAGAGGATTACCGATCGTCAGCTGATTCAAAGTCTGAGTGATACGGCATTAACGGAGTTGGCGGAAAATGTGGCAGCCAAGTTTAAAGACGAAGCCAAAACCAATTGGTACGCCAAGGAATTAAGTGCAATTCAGTTGATCGGCTTGGTAAATGGTTATGAGGATGGTACTTTTGGAGCGAATAAGGAAGTAACCGGTAAAGAATTGACGGCAATATTGCTACGGGCAGCCGGAATGGCACCGGCGAAAGGCGAAAAGGCCGGTGACTGGTTTGCTCCGTATTTACAGGCAGTGGAAAAAGCGGGCTTGCTGAAGAAAGTTTCCTTTGATTTAAGCAAGGAATTGACCCGGGAAGAGGTTGCAGCTTTAGCCTATGCTTTTGCAGAGCTTATCGGCAAGAAACCGTTGGTAGCCGGAACAGAAGTGAAGTTTACGGATAAAGAAATGTTTAGTGCCGGTTATGAGGAAGCAATTACTTATCTGACACAAAACGAAATCCTAAAAGGCTATGAGGACGGCAGCTATCAGCCGAAAGCGCCGGTAAAACGGTCGGAAGTTGTTGCGATTGTATACCGTTTGCTGAAAAAATAGGATTTGGCTGGTATGGCGAGTTTAACAGCAAAAAAATAAAAAACTAAAATAAAAGACGCCGGTTGTTCTGGTAAAAAGAGAACAATCGGCGTTTTTGGTCTTAACTGATCTTTAATCTCCGGTTGAAGCCTTAAATATCAATTCGGACAGAACGTAGGTTACCGCGTAGGCGGAGGTCGGGTATTTCATCCGAAATAAAAGCTGGGCAGCTAAGCGCTTGCCTAAGTTGTCGGTCTGAACCAGCGCTGTGGTCAGCATATCGGCTACATTGCTGTATTCCTTTCGGCCGTCAAAGCCGGTCATAAGAATGTCGCCCGGAATCGAATAACCGTTAGCGGATAAGTAGCTTTCTACATATTGAGCAACAAAATCACTGACGCAGACAAAGGCTTCGGGCATTGATTTCAGCCCTTTTAAAAAGGTATGGATTTCTTCCTCGTAGTGATAAATATTGATCGGATCGGTCAGGCAGATTGCGGGGTCGACCTTTAGCGAGCAGTCGGCCATGGCATCTAAATAGCCGTGGTAGCGTTCAAAATTGGTTTGGGCATAATGGATATCGCCGATAAAGCCGATGCGGGACCGGCCCTTGGCCAGAATATGCGCTGTCAGCCGTTGAGTAGCGGAACGCCCTTCAATCAGCACCAAATCGCCCTTTAGGTTTTCTGTCTTGGTCTGCGGCGGAATATCCAGAAAAACCAGAGGAATCTTTAATTGATTAATCAGCTTCGTCATTTCGGGGTCATTGACATTTAAAACGATAGCGCCGGCAATCTGACCGGAGGTTAAAATGGCCGGCAGCTGATAGCTGCCCTTGCGCTGGGTGGGAACATAGGTATACATTAGATTAATATTATATTTATTTAATTCCTTGGCAATCTGATGAATAATATCCATCCAAAACTTGGAGGAATCCGGTCGGGAAACAATAACTGATACCGTTTGTTCGGCTTCTTTTTCTTGATCGGGGGGAAGCATAGAAGTGATATTATTTTTTAAATAACCCATTTCTTTGGCTTTTAAAAAGATTTCTTCTTTCAGCCGTGCTGAAATTCCGGGATAGTCATGAAAGGCTTTCCAAACAGAAATTCTGAAAATACCGATTGCATCGGCAATATCCTGCATCGTTGTTTTTTTCATAGTCTGCAAACTCCCTCTTTAATGTAAGTAACTCAATTTTATGTTACTCAACTTTCTCCTGATTGAAAGCTCCGCTTTCTGCCCGGGTGGGCAACCTACCTGAAAAAGATTGTTATGGTTTGGCAGAACATAGGAAAGTTGATTATGTTACATAACATTTTACCATAATTTTTTTTTGAGTACAATGGAAAAATGTTATTTTTGTTTACAAAAAAGCAAAAAATGGCAATCTGTCGTGATGCCCTTTGCTCAAAGCAAAAGAGAATAATTAAAAAAAGAAAAGCCATAGAATTTCAAATAGATAGTTAAGTAGGATTTTAACATTTTATAACAGATTTTGTATATAAAAAGTATTTTTCCTCTTTCTTTTTTTAGGTTTTCCGATTATAATAAGAGAGAATTGAGAGTTGGTTAATTGGCGAACATGGGAAAGTTAAGTTAATGAAATATCATATTTCAGACAGGAGGTATTTATGTTTTTTGAAGCAGAGAGAATTCAAAAGATTACGGCTGATTTGCAGGAGTTGATTACCGTCGATAAGCTGGAGCTGGCGGAAATAAAGATGAAAAGGGGATTGTATAACAGTCCGGCCGAGGCGGAAGCGGCAGTCGAGCCGTTTCAGAGTTTTGGCTTTCACGACCGCTGGGGCGGGAAAAATATTTACGTTTGGTTTCGGGCGGAATTTTCTGTGCCGGAGGCCTTTGCCGGCAAGCGCTTGGTTTATCGGGTAACAACCTCGCACGAGGGCGAATGGGACGCCAAGAATCCGCAGTTTTTGATTTTTGTCAATGGCCGGTTAATACAGGGGCTGGACGTTAATCATACGGAAGTTCTGCTGACGGAGCAGGCAGCGGCCGGTCAGAAATATGTTGTTGATTTACAGGCGTTCAGCGGCATGGAAGAACATTTATCAGAGTGCAAAAATGTCGTCTGTGTTTCCGACAGCCGGATTGAGCAGCTTTATTATGATATTCTGGTGCCGTTAGAGGCGGCCAAACTGTTAGCTAAAACCGATTATTACCGGATTGAGATTTTACGCTATTTAACGGCGACTGTTAATTTGATTGATTTGCGTCAGCCTTATTCGCCGGAGTTTTATGCCAGTGTTGACCGGGCGCTGGCCTATATGGCGGATGAGTTTTACGGCAAATACTGCGGTCATTCCGATATGATCGCTAACTGCGTGGGACATACGCATATTGACGTGGCGTGGCTGTGGGATTTGGATCAAACCAAGCATAAGGTAGAGCGGAGCTTTAGTACAGTGCTTGAGCTGATGCGCCAATATAAGGAATACATTTTTATGTCCAGTCAGCCGCAGTTGTATCGCTTTTTGCAAAAGTCCAGACCGGAGCTTTATGATCAGATTAAGGAAAGAGTAAAAGAGGGGCGCTGGGAGCCGGAGGGGGCAATGTGGCTGGAGGCTGACTGCAACCTGAGTTCGGGCGAGTCGTTGATCCGGCAGGTTGTTTTGGGCAAGCGCTTTTTCCGGGAGGAATTCGGCGTGGAAAGCAAGATTCTCTGGCTGCCGGACGTATTCGGCTACAGTGCTGCCTTGCCGCAAATTTTACAAAAGGCGCATATTCCTTATTTTATGACGACCAAAATCAGCTGGAATGAATACAATAAGCTGCCCTATGATACTTTCCGCTGGGTGGGTCTGGACGGCAGCAGTGTTTTGACGCATTTTATCACGACGGCCAATTTTGATGAACTGCCGGAGAAGTTCTTTACTACCTATAACGGCGATATCAATGCCAATTCGGTGCGCGGTGCGTGGGAAAGATACCAGCAAAAGGATTTGAGCAATGAAGTGCTGATTAGTTACGGCTGGGGCGACGGCGGCGGCGGACCGACCAAGCGGATGATTGAATACGGCAAGCGGCTGGCCAAGGGGATTCCGACAATGCCGAAAGTCGAGTTTACCAATTCGCTTAGTTTCTTTGAAAAATTAGAGCAAAAGACGAAAAATAATAAGAAAACGCCGAGCTGGGTGGGTGAGCTGTATTTTGAATATCATCGCGGCACCCTGACCGGTATGGCGCGCAATAAAAAGTATAATCGGAAATCCGAGTTTTTATATGAGGAAATTGAATGGCTGTCGGATATGGCGCTCGAGCTGGGCGGCCAGAGCTATCCGCAGCAGGAAATTACAGATGCATGGGAAATTATCTGCTTGAACCAATTTCATGATATTATTCCCGGTTCTTCGATTAAAAAGGTTTACGAGGATTCCAAGGAACAGTATGAGCAGATATTGGCGGATGGTCAAAAGCTGAAGGATAACGCTTTGAGCAGCTTACTGCCGCAGATTACGGCTGACGGCAAATCAGTGGTGGTGTTTAATCCGACCGGTTTTGAGCGGACAGATGTGGTTGATGTGGCGCTGCCGTCTGCCCATGGTGCATATTTTGCCGGTCAAAAGCTGGCCTCTTATTATTGCCCGAACTGCGGCGAGCTTAGCTTTTTAGCGGAAAAAGTTCCGGCCAAGGGCTATAAGGTCTTTCTCTTAAAGGAGGAAGAAAACGCCGCGCCGGAATATTTGACGGTTAGTCCGACCCATTTGGAAAATGAGTTTTTGCGGATTTCCTTAAATGACAAAGGACAGTTTACCTCGATTTATGATAAGAAAGCGGCGCGGGAGATTTTGCCGGCCGGCAGACTCGGCAATGTCTTGCAGGCGTTTGAAGATCGGCCGCATAACTGGGACGCGTGGGATATCAATATTTACTATCAGGAGAAAATGTGGGAAATCACGGAGATCAGCCAAATAAAAGTGGAAAGAGTTACGCCGCTTAAAGCGGTGCTGAAAATTGTCCGGCCGTTCCTATCTTCAACGATTACGCAGTGGATTACGATTTACGCCCATACGGCCAGAGTCGATATTGTAAATGAAATTGACTGGAAAGAAAAGCAAATCCTTTTGAAAGCGGCCTTCCCGGTGGATATTCATGCCGAAAAGGC of Lachnospiraceae bacterium oral taxon 500 contains these proteins:
- a CDS encoding LacI family transcriptional regulator produces the protein MKKTTMQDIADAIGIFRISVWKAFHDYPGISARLKEEIFLKAKEMGYLKNNITSMLPPDQEKEAEQTVSVIVSRPDSSKFWMDIIHQIAKELNKYNINLMYTYVPTQRKGSYQLPAILTSGQIAGAIVLNVNDPEMTKLINQLKIPLVFLDIPPQTKTENLKGDLVLIEGRSATQRLTAHILAKGRSRIGFIGDIHYAQTNFERYHGYLDAMADCSLKVDPAICLTDPINIYHYEEEIHTFLKGLKSMPEAFVCVSDFVAQYVESYLSANGYSIPGDILMTGFDGRKEYSNVADMLTTALVQTDNLGKRLAAQLLFRMKYPTSAYAVTYVLSELIFKASTGD
- a CDS encoding alpha-mannosidase, whose product is MFFEAERIQKITADLQELITVDKLELAEIKMKRGLYNSPAEAEAAVEPFQSFGFHDRWGGKNIYVWFRAEFSVPEAFAGKRLVYRVTTSHEGEWDAKNPQFLIFVNGRLIQGLDVNHTEVLLTEQAAAGQKYVVDLQAFSGMEEHLSECKNVVCVSDSRIEQLYYDILVPLEAAKLLAKTDYYRIEILRYLTATVNLIDLRQPYSPEFYASVDRALAYMADEFYGKYCGHSDMIANCVGHTHIDVAWLWDLDQTKHKVERSFSTVLELMRQYKEYIFMSSQPQLYRFLQKSRPELYDQIKERVKEGRWEPEGAMWLEADCNLSSGESLIRQVVLGKRFFREEFGVESKILWLPDVFGYSAALPQILQKAHIPYFMTTKISWNEYNKLPYDTFRWVGLDGSSVLTHFITTANFDELPEKFFTTYNGDINANSVRGAWERYQQKDLSNEVLISYGWGDGGGGPTKRMIEYGKRLAKGIPTMPKVEFTNSLSFFEKLEQKTKNNKKTPSWVGELYFEYHRGTLTGMARNKKYNRKSEFLYEEIEWLSDMALELGGQSYPQQEITDAWEIICLNQFHDIIPGSSIKKVYEDSKEQYEQILADGQKLKDNALSSLLPQITADGKSVVVFNPTGFERTDVVDVALPSAHGAYFAGQKLASYYCPNCGELSFLAEKVPAKGYKVFLLKEEENAAPEYLTVSPTHLENEFLRISLNDKGQFTSIYDKKAAREILPAGRLGNVLQAFEDRPHNWDAWDINIYYQEKMWEITEISQIKVERVTPLKAVLKIVRPFLSSTITQWITIYAHTARVDIVNEIDWKEKQILLKAAFPVDIHAEKATYDIQLGNVERPTHWNTSWDTAKFEVCGHKWADLSEYGYGVSLLNDCKYGHDIKDNVMRLTLLKSAVIPNEDADREVHHFTYSLFPHSGDFRSGRVVQEAYFLNQPLTARLVEKQAGKLPAEMSFAFVDAENVVMEVVKRSEYDDALILRVHECYNQRTTTSICTYLPIESVCECDLEERETLETLKAEGNRFVFTIKPYEIKTFKIVFKK